From one Trifolium pratense cultivar HEN17-A07 linkage group LG1, ARS_RC_1.1, whole genome shotgun sequence genomic stretch:
- the LOC123909224 gene encoding iron-sulfur cluster co-chaperone protein HscB homolog translates to MTRKFLSTPFSTFFYLRRTLTSIPQRFQSPSPPFTLYDIDQNICHNKPTCYNYFSSIGSLRFCRKSLCSKPEQKIQTICWNCHDVPQSTPFLFCQSCRCIQPVDHSNDYFDIFGLERKYDIEGIDLEGKYKDWQKKLHPDLVHSKSQKERDFAAEQSARVIDAYRTLSKPLSRAIYILKLNGVEIDEEQTISDPELLAEIMEIREEVEEATNSEALNHIRSQMQKKLQNWSNAFADAFQSRDFEEAKNAIRRMTYYSRVIEEVVKKL, encoded by the exons ATGACGAGAAAGTTTCTCTCCACACCTTTTTCAACCTTCTTCTACTTGAGACGAACTTTAACTTCAATTCCCCAACGTTTTCAATCTCCATCACCACCCTTTACACTGTATGATATTGATCAAAACATTTGTCATAATAAACCCACTTGTTATAactatttttcttcaattgggTCTCTCAGATTTTGCAGAAAAAGTTTATGTTCAAAACCTGAACAGAAAATCCAAACTATATGTTGGAATTGTCATGATGTTCCTCAATCAACACCTTTCCTGTTCTGCCAATCGTGTCGCTGCATTCAACCTGTTGATCATTCAAatgattattttgatatttttggaTT GGAGAGGAAGTATGACATAGAGGGTATAGATTTGGAGGGGAAGTACAAAGACTGGCAAAAGAAACTACATCCTGATTTAGTGCATTCAAAATCTCAG AAAGAAAGAGATTTTGCTGCTGAACAATCTGCAAGAGTGATTGATGCATACCGTACACTTAGCAAGCCTTTGTCAAGAGCGATTTACATT CTGAAGCTCAATGGAGTGGAAATTGATGAGGAGCAGACAATTTCAGATCCAGAATTACTAGCAGAG ATTATGGAAATCAGGGAAgaagttgaagaagcaactaaCTCTGAGGCTTTGAATCACATTCGCTCTCAG ATGCAGAAGAAACTGCAAAATTGGTCTAATGCCTTTGCTGATGCTTTTCAAAGCCGGGACTTTGAAGAAGCGAAGAATGCAATTAGGAGAATGACTTACTATAGTCGTGTAATTGAGGAAGTTGTAAAGAAGCTTTGA
- the LOC123902099 gene encoding putative pentatricopeptide repeat-containing protein At5g06400, mitochondrial, with product MNLKMYPKCTCYRNPYNYFHFNTLGYIHLVLYLAHVRILLAEEMRALKNKLKSFDSYFLSQSHHLLHLSTSSSNSSKLSHSHKAKTTQQQPLSNSDTEEPSRALFNEITQILGAGTVMHDHSPSGFLFPLENRDTQLGFKEEHDCTEPVCENASECVVLDKDDKFPVLEDTQLIKLGEEDMCRMVGDITEIIRAESGSISVEERLENMGYCELNVEVFDRVLKRCFKMPRLAYRVFNWLKLKDGFRHTTQTYNTMLRLAGEAKEFGLVKKLVEEMDECGVQKDVITWTILLSLYGKAKKISEALLAFENMQKCGCEPDAVSYRTVIRLLCSSGKGDIAMEFYKDMVKKDIILDDVRLFKMLMNCMAESGDVAAVSLLGNDMTRLCLMPESSVLGCMLKSFCISGRIKEALELIRDLKYKNVVLESEYFETLVRGLCKAGRISDALEIVEIMKRRDIVDGNIHGVIINGYLRRNNVCMALDAFQSMKESGYVPTVSTYTELIQHLFRLSKYEEACMLYDEMLGKGIKPDIVAITAMVAGHVSQNRISEAWKFFKIMECQGIKPTWKAYSVFIKELCKASRTDDIVKALYEMQALKIVIKDEVFNWVITYMEKKGELALKEKVEQMHTASKLVPEHFKESEKQVLLRNEVEEDKGICQSKSETVDCSLWHPILKTYSEQDVRDVCKIISSSLDWSSIQEKLEKSNIEFTPEFVMEILQICSIHGYTVLNFFTWVGKQPGYRHTTESYNIAIKIAGCGKDFKHMRSLFYEMRRNNYPITSETWTIMIMLYGRTGLTEMAMNCFNEMKADGYSPSRSTYKYLILALCGRKGRKVDDALRTYSKMISSGHVPDKELIETYIGCLCEMGRILEARKFIDSLEKFGYTIPLSYSLFIRALCRARKVEEALALIEDIGTEKSSVEKLTCGSIVHGLLQKGKLEEALTKVNAMKQEGITPTIHVYTSLLVHFFKEKQVEKAIETYEEMQQSGYQPNVVTYSALIRGYMNVGRHNDAWNVFYRMKFKGPFPDFKTYSMFLSCLCKVGKSEEAMRLISDMLESGIVPSTINFRTVFYGLNREGKQGLARVVLQQKSELIRKRKLIT from the coding sequence ATGAACCTTAAAATGTACCCTAAGTGCACATGTTACCGGAACCCTTATAACTACTTTCATTTCAATACACTTGGTTATATTCACCTAGTTTTATATTTAGCACATGTTCGAATTTTGCTTGCAGAAGAAATGAGAGCATTGAAAAACAAACTCAAATCATTTGATTCATACTTTCTCTCACAATCTCATCATCTTTTGCATCTTTCTACATCATCCTCCAATTCATCAAAACTTTCACACTCTCACAAAGcaaaaacaacacaacaacaaccacTTTCCAACTCAGACACTGAAGAACCTTCACGTGCACTTTTCAACGAAATCACCCAGATTTTAGGGGCTGGTACTGTAATGCATGATCATTCCCCATCTGGGTTTTTGTTTCCACTCGAAAATCGCGATACCCAACTTGGTTTTAAGGAAGAACATGATTGCACCGAACCTGTTTGTGAAAATGCCTCAGAGTGTGTAGTACTTGATAAAGACGATAAATTTCCCGTTTTGGAAGATACCCAGTTGATTAAACTGGGAGAAGAAGATATGTGTCGAATGGTGGGTGATATTACAGAGATAATTCGAGCAGAAAGTGGTTCTATTTCTGTGGAAGAGCGGTTAGAAAATATGGGTTATTGTGAATTGAATGTTGAGGTTTTTGACAGAGTGTTGAAAAGGTGTTTCAAAATGCCGCGTTTGGCTTATAGGGTTTTCAATTGGTTGAAGCTAAAGGATGGTTTTCGTCACACGACACAGACTTATAATACCATGTTGCGCCTTGCTGGAGAAGCTAAGGAGTTTGGGTTGGTGAAGAAGTTGGTGGAGGAAATGGATGAGTGTGGAGTTCAAAAGGATGTAATTACATGGACCATTCTTTTATCGCTGTATGGGAAGGCTAAGAAAATCAGTGAAGCTTTGTTGGCTTTTGAAAATATGCAAAAGTGTGGCTGTGAACCTGATGCAGTTTCGTATAGAACGGTCATTCGTTTGCTTTGCAGTTCGGGTAAGGGTGATATTGCTATGGAGTTCTATAAGGACATGGTCAAGAAGGACATTATCCTTGATGATGTAAGGTTGTTTAAGATGCTTATGAACTGTATGGCAGAATCAGGAGATGTTGCAGCTGTTAGTTTGCTTGGAAATGACATGACGCGGTTGTGTCTGATGCCGGAAAGCAGTGTTCTTGGATGTATGCTCAAGAGCTTTTGTATTTCTGGAAGGATTAAAGAGGCCTTGGAATTGATTCGTGACCTCAAATATAAAAACGTAGTTCTTGAATCTGAATATTTTGAGACCTTGGTGAGAGGACTGTGTAAAGCAGGCAGGATTTCAGATGCTTTAGAGATTGTTGAAATTATGAAGAGAAGGGACATTGTTGATGGGAACATTCATGGGGTTATCATAAATGGGTATTTACGGAGAAATAATGTTTGCATGGCACTTGATGCGTTTCAAAGCATGAAAGAATCGGGTTATGTGCCTACGGTCTCCACATATACAGAACTGATACAGCATCTCTTTAGGTTGAGTAAGTATGAAGAAGCTTGCATGCTGTATGATGAGATGCTCGGAAAAGGAATTAAACCAGATATTGTGGCTATAACAGCCATGGTTGCAGGTCATGTTTCACAAAATCGTATATCTGAAGCATGGAAATTTTTTAAGATTATGGAATGCCAAGGCATCAAGCCTACGTGGAAAGCGTATTCAGTATTTATTAAGGAGCTTTGCAAGGCTTCAAGGACTGATGACATTGTTAAAGCATTGTATGAAATGCAGGCTTTAAAGATTGTAATCAAAGATGAAGTATTCAACTGGGTTATAACTTACATGGAGAAGAAGGGGGAGCTTGCTTTAAAAGAGAAAGTCGAGCAGATGCATACAGCGTCTAAACTTGTTCCTGAACATTTCAAGGAGTCTGAAAAACAAGTGTTGTTGAGGAACGAGGTGGAAGAAGATAAGGGAATTTGCCAATCAAAGTCAGAGACGGTAGACTGCTCATTATGGCATCCAATTCTTAAGACTTACAGCGAGCAAGATGTTCGCGATGTCTGTAAGATTATTTCATCCTCTCTAGATTGGTCTTCAATCCaagaaaaattggagaaaaGTAACATTGAGTTCACTCCAGAATTTGTTATGGAGATATTGCAAATCTGCAGTATTCATGGCTACACAGTGCTGAATTTTTTTACATGGGTGGGAAAGCAACCAGGCTACAGACACACCACAGAATCATACAACATTGCAATCAAAATTGCAGGGTGCGGGAAAGATTTCAAACACATGCGAAGCCTGTTCTATGAAATGAGAAGAAACAATTATCCGATAACATCAGAAACATGGACAATCATGATAATGCTTTACGGACGTACAGGTCTGACGGAGATGGCCATGAATTGTTTCAATGAGATGAAAGCTGATGGTTATAGCCCAAGTAGGAGTACATACAAGTATTTGATCCTCGCCTTATGTGGGAGAAAAGGAAGGAAAGTTGATGATGCTCTCAGAACATATAGCAAGATGATTAGTTCGGGACATGTTCCTGACAAAGAATTGATTGAAACCTATATTGGTTGTTTATGTGAAATGGGTAGGATCTTAGAAGCTAGGAAATTCATAGATTCTCTCGAAAAATTTGGATATACAATTCCTCTTAGCTACTCCTTGTTTATAAGGGCTCTTTGTAGAGCTAGAAAAGTGGAAGAAGCATTGGCTTTAATTGAAGATATTGGAACAGAGAAATCAAGTGTAGAAAAGCTAACTTGTGGAAGTATTGTACATGGTTTATTACAAAAGGGTAAATTAGAAGAAGCATTAACCAAAGTGAATGCAATGAAACAAGAGGGAATAACACCTACAATCCATGTTTACACATCATTACTAGTTCATTTCTTTAAAGAGAAACAGGTAGAAAAAGCTATCGAGACTTATGAGGAAATGCAACAATCAGGTTATCAACCAAATGTTGTTACATATTCAGCCCTTATACGCGGGTACATGAACGTGGGGAGGCATAATGATGCGTGGAACGTGTTCTACCGTATGAAATTTAAAGGGCCATTTCCTGACTTTAAAACATATTCTATGTTCCTGTCTTGTCTATGCAAAGTTGGGAAATCTGAAGAAGCAATGAGACTTATTTCTGATATGTTGGAGAGTGGGATTGTTCCTAGTACTATTAACTTTAGAACAGTTTTTTATGGGCTTAATAGAGAAGGGAAACAAGGTTTAGCACGTGTTGTGTTACAACAGAAATCAGAACTTATTAGAAAGCGCAAGCTCATAACTTGA